In Romboutsia lituseburensis, a genomic segment contains:
- a CDS encoding tocopherol cyclase family protein: MNIIQKPDLYHGFNKNKDFFEGWYFKIVDKNNLYKFAFIPGISLGRTPYEHHSFIQIVDGFNIKYNYLKFNKDEFKFNNNDFKIGIKSNVFALDNIILNLKYDNKSIKGKLKFKNIVKWKDSFINPGSMGFYNYLSFMECYSQVCVLNGDIVGQLEIDNKLIDFSGGKIYIEKNWGKSFPKSWIWIQSNSFRNKDVSITCSLATIPFPIKDFRGFLIGLTIGKTFLSFTTINKSKLELKYIGKDIELVVSRGDLRLTLKTYTKKNDFILCMGPKNGDMIPLVNETLNGRVDVILENTKNNKVLFKDIGYSTGVEYGGDLINIIY; this comes from the coding sequence ATGAATATAATCCAAAAACCAGACTTATATCACGGATTTAATAAAAATAAAGATTTTTTTGAAGGATGGTATTTTAAAATAGTTGATAAAAATAATTTATATAAATTTGCCTTTATTCCAGGCATATCTTTAGGTAGGACACCTTATGAACATCATAGTTTTATTCAAATAGTTGATGGTTTTAATATAAAATATAATTATTTAAAATTTAATAAAGATGAATTTAAATTTAATAATAATGATTTTAAAATAGGTATAAAATCAAATGTATTCGCTCTTGATAATATAATTTTAAATTTAAAGTATGATAATAAATCTATAAAAGGTAAATTAAAATTCAAAAACATAGTTAAGTGGAAAGATTCATTTATAAATCCTGGAAGTATGGGATTTTATAATTATTTAAGCTTCATGGAATGCTATAGCCAGGTATGTGTCTTAAATGGTGATATAGTTGGTCAATTAGAAATAGATAATAAATTAATCGATTTTAGTGGTGGAAAAATCTACATCGAAAAAAATTGGGGTAAAAGCTTCCCCAAGTCATGGATATGGATTCAAAGCAATAGTTTTAGAAATAAGGATGTAAGCATTACTTGCTCTCTTGCAACTATACCATTTCCTATAAAAGACTTTAGAGGCTTTTTAATAGGATTAACTATTGGCAAAACTTTTTTAAGCTTCACTACAATTAATAAAAGTAAACTAGAGCTAAAATATATTGGTAAAGATATCGAGCTTGTAGTTTCTAGAGGCGATTTGAGATTAACACTAAAAACTTATACGAAAAAAAATGACTTTATATTATGCATGGGTCCTAAAAATGGAGATATGATTCCTTTAGTAAATGAAACTCTAAACGGACGAGTTGATGTTATTTTAGAAAACACTAAAAATAATAAAGTTTTATTTAAAGATATAGGATACAGTACAGGTGTGGAATATGGTGGTGATTTAATAAATATAATATACTAA
- a CDS encoding ABC transporter ATP-binding protein, translating into MLKEFIKYYRPYKKLFALDLLAAFTVALCDLVYPMITRNIMDDVVPNKDTRMLLVFAVTLLGIFILKAGLNYFMQYWGHVVGVRMQADMRSYVFTHLQKLPNAYFNDNKSGVIMSRIINDLMEVSELAHHGPEDLFISLVMLVGAFFILIGINVELTLIVFAILPIILLYAITQRKRMNKAFKETRVRTGDVNATLENSIAGMKVTKSFCTQKEELEKFNESNNIFKHARESAYKVMAEYFSGMFLLIDILELVVLIIAGYFTYMNRITLGDFAAYLLYVKMFIQPIRKLINFTEQYQNGMTGFERFIEIINEETEKECENPIELKNVEGNIEIENVSFRYENNNEVLSNLSLSVEAGKTIALVGPSGGGKTTLCNLIPRFFDFEEGSIKIDGIDVKDVSLDSLRKNIGVVAQDVFLFTGTIRDNIVIGKTNASEEEVIEACKKAKIHDFIQSLPEGYDTYIGERGVKLSGGQKQRVSIARIFLKNPPIMILDEATSALDNVTEYEIQKSLEELSSDRTNLVVAHRLSTIKNADEIIVLTDNGIEERGTHEELIKKGGVYSKLHRK; encoded by the coding sequence ATGTTAAAAGAATTTATAAAATATTATAGGCCATATAAAAAGCTATTTGCACTAGATTTACTAGCAGCATTTACAGTAGCATTATGTGATTTAGTATATCCTATGATAACAAGAAATATAATGGACGATGTTGTTCCAAATAAAGATACAAGAATGCTTTTAGTATTTGCAGTAACTTTACTAGGAATATTTATTTTAAAGGCAGGTCTTAATTACTTTATGCAGTATTGGGGCCATGTGGTAGGTGTAAGAATGCAGGCAGATATGAGAAGTTATGTATTTACACATCTTCAAAAGTTACCTAACGCATATTTTAATGACAATAAAAGTGGTGTCATAATGTCTAGAATTATAAACGACCTTATGGAAGTTTCAGAATTAGCACATCATGGTCCTGAGGACTTATTTATATCATTAGTAATGTTAGTAGGAGCATTTTTCATATTAATAGGAATAAATGTAGAACTTACTTTAATTGTATTTGCAATATTACCAATAATACTTTTATACGCTATAACGCAAAGAAAGAGAATGAATAAAGCATTCAAAGAAACTAGAGTAAGAACAGGTGATGTTAATGCAACTCTTGAAAATAGTATAGCTGGTATGAAAGTTACAAAGTCATTTTGTACTCAAAAAGAAGAATTAGAAAAATTTAATGAAAGTAATAACATATTTAAACATGCAAGAGAAAGTGCATATAAAGTAATGGCTGAGTACTTCTCAGGAATGTTTTTACTTATAGATATTCTTGAATTAGTAGTTTTAATAATAGCAGGTTATTTTACTTATATGAACCGTATAACTTTAGGTGATTTTGCTGCATATTTACTTTATGTAAAGATGTTCATACAGCCGATTAGAAAATTAATAAACTTTACAGAACAATACCAAAACGGTATGACTGGATTTGAAAGATTCATAGAGATAATAAATGAAGAAACTGAAAAAGAATGTGAAAACCCAATCGAATTAAAAAATGTAGAAGGTAATATAGAAATAGAGAATGTTTCGTTTAGATATGAAAATAACAATGAGGTATTAAGTAACTTGAGCTTATCAGTAGAAGCTGGAAAAACTATAGCATTAGTTGGTCCGTCTGGTGGAGGAAAAACTACACTATGTAATCTTATACCAAGATTCTTTGATTTTGAAGAAGGAAGTATAAAGATAGATGGAATAGATGTTAAAGATGTAAGCTTAGATTCTCTTAGAAAAAATATAGGTGTAGTAGCCCAAGATGTGTTCTTATTTACAGGTACTATAAGAGATAATATAGTAATAGGTAAAACTAATGCAAGTGAAGAAGAAGTAATTGAAGCCTGTAAAAAAGCTAAAATACATGATTTTATACAAAGTTTACCAGAAGGCTATGATACGTATATTGGTGAAAGAGGCGTAAAATTATCAGGTGGACAAAAACAAAGAGTATCTATAGCTAGAATATTCTTAAAAAATCCTCCTATAATGATATTAGATGAAGCTACATCAGCACTTGATAATGTAACTGAATATGAAATACAAAAATCTCTTGAAGAATTAAGTAGTGATAGAACTAACTTGGTTGTAGCTCATAGATTATCTACTATTAAAAATGCAGATGAAATAATAGTTTTAACAGATAATGGAATTGAAGAAAGAGGAACTCATGAAGAGTTAATTAAAAAGGGTGGAGTATATAGTAAGCTTCATAGAAAATAA
- a CDS encoding FAD-dependent oxidoreductase: protein MNESYWISSSKHNELKSLDKDINVDTLIVGGGIVGVTTAYLLAKQGIKATLIDANKIGYGSSGRNTGKVTSQHGIIYSKISQKYGDYKAKLYYEGNEEAINLIEDIINENNIKCNFKRVDSYILSQNENYLEELKEEYDTCKKLGIDCEYYETLDLPIDSKGAIKFKNQGEFNPKKYLDSLLKKCVELGVKVYENTAGVNFRKGDICTIKTSQEKVICAKNVVIASHVPWYDGKNFYFAKEKADRSYLIAAKLEEDIMPGIFLGVEERGITLRTCEDDGRKLLIFGGGDHKVGQCKNEGEIYDKLKEYAKERFNIKNFKYQWSAQDYMSYDNVPYIGNINKKEKNVYVATGFSKWGMTGGTLSAMIISKLIIKKESKYEDLFNPSRKGSYLTTDFYKENLNVALKYIEGKLKYGSDNFPIQEGTSEIVVLEDNKRYGAYRHFDGELYIVDITCPHLGCELTFNSAEKTWDCPCHASRYDYKGNILEGPTVKPLKRYGEGKNHIKINL, encoded by the coding sequence ATGAATGAATCTTATTGGATATCAAGTTCTAAACACAATGAATTAAAAAGTTTAGATAAAGACATAAATGTAGATACATTAATAGTAGGAGGAGGTATAGTTGGAGTTACAACAGCATATCTATTAGCTAAGCAAGGTATAAAAGCAACTCTTATAGATGCTAATAAAATAGGATATGGTTCCTCTGGCAGAAACACAGGAAAAGTAACATCTCAACACGGGATTATATATTCAAAAATAAGTCAAAAGTATGGAGATTATAAAGCAAAGCTATATTATGAGGGCAATGAAGAAGCTATTAATTTAATAGAAGATATAATAAATGAAAACAATATAAAGTGTAATTTTAAAAGAGTAGATTCTTATATATTGTCTCAAAATGAAAATTATTTAGAAGAATTAAAAGAAGAGTATGATACTTGTAAAAAATTAGGAATTGATTGTGAATACTATGAAACATTAGATTTACCAATAGACTCTAAAGGAGCTATAAAATTCAAAAATCAAGGAGAGTTTAATCCTAAAAAATACTTAGATTCATTATTAAAAAAATGCGTAGAACTAGGTGTTAAGGTATATGAAAATACAGCAGGAGTTAATTTTAGAAAAGGGGATATTTGTACTATAAAAACAAGTCAAGAAAAGGTTATTTGCGCTAAAAATGTAGTAATAGCTTCTCATGTTCCTTGGTATGATGGGAAAAATTTTTATTTTGCAAAAGAAAAAGCAGATAGATCTTATTTAATAGCTGCTAAACTAGAAGAAGATATTATGCCTGGCATATTTCTAGGTGTTGAAGAAAGAGGCATAACACTTAGAACTTGTGAGGACGATGGTAGAAAGCTATTAATATTTGGAGGAGGAGATCATAAGGTTGGCCAATGTAAAAATGAAGGAGAAATTTACGATAAGCTAAAAGAATATGCTAAAGAAAGATTTAATATTAAAAATTTTAAATATCAATGGTCGGCTCAGGATTATATGAGTTATGATAACGTACCTTATATAGGAAATATAAATAAAAAAGAAAAAAATGTTTATGTGGCAACTGGATTTTCAAAATGGGGGATGACAGGTGGAACATTATCCGCTATGATAATCAGTAAGCTTATAATAAAAAAAGAATCTAAATATGAAGACTTGTTTAATCCATCTAGAAAGGGTAGTTACTTAACTACAGATTTTTATAAAGAAAACTTAAATGTAGCATTAAAATATATAGAAGGAAAGTTAAAGTATGGAAGTGATAATTTTCCAATACAAGAAGGAACTAGTGAAATAGTTGTATTAGAAGATAACAAAAGATATGGAGCCTATAGACACTTTGATGGTGAACTATATATAGTAGATATAACTTGTCCGCACTTAGGCTGTGAACTTACATTTAATTCAGCTGAGAAGACTTGGGATTGTCCATGTCATGCATCTAGATATGATTATAAAGGCAATATTTTAGAAGGTCCTACTGTAAAGCCTTTAAAAAGATATGGAGAAGGTAAAAATCATATAAAAATAAATTTATAA
- a CDS encoding alpha/beta hydrolase: MTSKKKKALIISTSILVLTFLIISVVVGYLVYDGSVGSEQTIKNEDVMEVFSNRENKPLENLKNYKHEDIMIDSPQNGYEVETMFIKSNKETENTIILVHGIESYYYEYLEKAFEYLERGYNVVLYNQRHTGNTGGDDYTFGLYERYDLDNVAKYIKQKYPNGLLGAHGHSMGAATVVMHSKINEKNKYVDFYIADSPYHEMADAIRLGIEDKNIPLLPVGYARAMGNIYTKVKSGFSYDDVKPYEAVQNITVPMFLIHGKEDKVCAPESSKIIYDNIPHNNKELWLVDNVQHVNAYDKVGDEYFDRIINFINNKVITNNK, from the coding sequence ATGACATCAAAAAAGAAAAAAGCACTTATAATAAGTACATCTATATTAGTTTTAACATTTTTAATAATATCAGTTGTAGTTGGTTATTTAGTTTATGACGGTTCAGTAGGTTCTGAGCAAACAATAAAAAATGAAGATGTAATGGAAGTATTTTCAAATAGAGAAAATAAACCATTAGAAAATTTAAAAAATTATAAGCATGAAGATATAATGATAGATTCACCTCAAAATGGATATGAAGTTGAAACTATGTTTATAAAATCTAATAAAGAAACAGAGAATACTATAATACTTGTTCATGGAATAGAAAGCTATTATTATGAATACTTAGAAAAAGCATTTGAATATTTAGAAAGAGGATATAATGTAGTACTATACAATCAAAGGCATACAGGAAATACAGGCGGAGATGATTATACTTTTGGATTATATGAAAGATATGATTTAGATAATGTAGCAAAGTATATTAAACAAAAGTATCCTAATGGATTATTAGGGGCTCATGGTCACTCTATGGGGGCAGCGACAGTTGTTATGCATTCTAAAATAAATGAAAAAAATAAATATGTAGATTTTTATATAGCAGATTCACCATATCATGAAATGGCAGATGCAATAAGATTAGGCATAGAAGATAAAAATATACCATTATTACCAGTAGGATATGCAAGAGCTATGGGTAATATTTATACTAAAGTTAAATCAGGATTTAGTTATGATGACGTTAAACCATATGAAGCTGTTCAAAATATAACAGTTCCTATGTTTTTAATACATGGAAAAGAAGATAAGGTATGTGCACCAGAAAGTAGCAAAATAATATACGATAATATACCTCACAATAATAAAGAGTTATGGTTAGTAGATAATGTACAACATGTTAATGCCTATGATAAAGTAGGAGATGAATACTTTGATAGAATAATAAACTTTATAAATAATAAAGTTATAACAAATAACAAATAA
- a CDS encoding ABC transporter ATP-binding protein yields MIVVKDLIKKYSNKTVVDNVSINIEKGKITSFIGPNGAGKSTALSMITRLMKKDGGKIIIDGRNLDEWNNKELSKKIAILKQSNNVNLKLTIRELVSFGRFPHSQGRLTDEDNKYIDEAIEYMKLKNIEDKYLDELSGGQKQRAYIAMVIAQNTEYVFLDEPLNNLDMKHSVEMMKVLRNLCDELGKTVVLVMHDINYTSCYSDYIVALKDGKIASYGTRDEIINKETLESIYEMEFNITEINGEKICVYF; encoded by the coding sequence ATGATAGTAGTAAAAGATTTAATAAAAAAATATTCAAATAAAACTGTTGTAGATAATGTTTCTATAAATATAGAAAAAGGAAAGATAACTTCATTTATAGGTCCAAATGGAGCTGGTAAAAGTACTGCTTTATCGATGATAACTAGACTTATGAAAAAAGATGGAGGAAAGATAATAATAGATGGAAGAAATCTAGATGAATGGAATAACAAGGAACTATCTAAAAAGATCGCTATACTTAAACAATCTAATAATGTAAATTTAAAACTTACAATAAGAGAGTTAGTTAGCTTTGGAAGATTCCCGCATAGCCAAGGAAGACTTACTGATGAAGATAATAAGTATATCGATGAAGCTATTGAGTATATGAAACTTAAAAATATAGAAGATAAATACTTAGATGAACTAAGTGGAGGTCAAAAGCAAAGGGCATATATAGCAATGGTTATAGCTCAAAATACGGAATATGTATTTTTAGATGAACCACTTAACAATCTAGATATGAAGCACTCAGTAGAAATGATGAAAGTACTTAGAAATTTATGTGATGAATTAGGAAAAACAGTTGTTTTAGTAATGCATGATATAAACTATACATCTTGTTATTCAGATTACATAGTAGCTCTTAAAGATGGTAAAATAGCTAGTTATGGAACTCGTGATGAAATAATAAATAAAGAAACTCTAGAATCGATTTACGAAATGGAGTTTAATATAACTGAAATAAACGGAGAAAAGATTTGTGTTTATTTCTAA
- a CDS encoding DUF4829 domain-containing protein produces the protein MKKGIYFFIIILTLFSLAGCSIEDRVNNAKVTIGKSEKFSEEEIKEAIECTKENFKSFDGCTLTDIWYDEEKSNKLTQDHLEYGGGYEVGNTDENTIVLMSNFDVGSSGGDGSLEPNSTYTDWQWDLVRDSKSEKWKVVSWGY, from the coding sequence ATGAAAAAAGGAATCTACTTTTTTATTATAATTTTAACGTTATTTTCTTTAGCTGGTTGTAGCATAGAGGATAGAGTAAATAATGCTAAAGTAACTATTGGAAAATCTGAAAAGTTTAGCGAAGAAGAAATAAAGGAAGCTATAGAATGTACAAAAGAAAACTTTAAAAGCTTTGATGGATGTACACTTACTGATATATGGTATGATGAAGAAAAATCGAATAAGCTAACTCAAGACCATTTAGAATATGGTGGTGGATATGAAGTTGGTAATACTGATGAAAATACAATTGTATTAATGTCTAATTTTGATGTAGGTAGCTCAGGAGGAGATGGTAGCTTAGAGCCTAACTCAACTTATACTGATTGGCAGTGGGATTTAGTTAGAGATAGTAAAAGTGAAAAATGGAAAGTTGTAAGCTGGGGTTATTAA
- a CDS encoding ABC transporter permease — protein sequence MKKRHLIILLILLSLISVFLGVHDIKITDIFRLSNDQLNVLLISRVPRLISILVAGMGMSICGLIMQQISKNKFVSPTTGATIDAAQLGLVFAMLLIPKAGMGGKMIISFIFSLIGTFLFMNILKRLQFKNAVFVPLVGIMFGNIIGSMTTFIAYKYNLMQDISAWMQGNFAMILKGNYEMLYITIPLIVIAYLYANKFTIAGMGEDFATNLGLNYNKIVNIGLTIVAVVTASVVITVGSIPFIGLIVPNIVSMYKGDNIKDSIWHTGLFGAIFVLSCDIFSRIIIYPYEIPIGLTVGVIGSAMFLYMILRRKSYAS from the coding sequence ATTATTATCATTAATCTCCGTATTTCTAGGAGTACATGATATTAAAATAACAGATATATTTAGATTAAGTAATGATCAGCTAAATGTTTTGCTTATAAGTAGGGTACCAAGATTAATAAGTATATTAGTTGCAGGTATGGGTATGAGTATATGTGGTCTTATAATGCAGCAAATAAGTAAAAATAAATTTGTATCACCCACAACAGGTGCAACAATAGATGCAGCTCAATTAGGATTAGTATTTGCAATGCTATTAATTCCTAAAGCTGGTATGGGAGGAAAAATGATAATTTCATTTATTTTCTCACTGATAGGAACATTTTTATTTATGAATATTTTAAAAAGATTACAGTTTAAAAATGCAGTCTTTGTACCGCTAGTTGGGATCATGTTTGGTAATATAATTGGATCAATGACTACATTTATAGCTTATAAGTACAACTTAATGCAAGATATATCAGCTTGGATGCAAGGTAACTTTGCTATGATACTTAAAGGTAATTATGAAATGTTGTATATAACAATACCACTAATAGTTATTGCATATTTATATGCAAATAAATTTACTATAGCAGGTATGGGAGAAGATTTTGCAACAAATTTAGGTCTTAATTATAATAAAATAGTAAATATTGGATTGACTATAGTAGCAGTAGTAACAGCAAGTGTTGTTATAACTGTTGGAAGCATTCCATTTATAGGTTTAATAGTTCCTAATATAGTTTCTATGTATAAAGGAGACAACATAAAAGATAGCATATGGCATACAGGACTATTTGGAGCAATATTTGTTTTAAGTTGTGATATATTCTCAAGAATAATAATATATCCATATGAAATACCAATAGGTCTTACAGTAGGTGTTATCGGAAGTGCAATGTTTTTATACATGATATTAAGGAGGAAGTCATATGCAAGTTAG
- a CDS encoding siderophore ABC transporter substrate-binding protein, with protein MNKKVALISGLAIVGIIGGMLVFSNKGKEEVKENTKEVVKVEHALGSTEVAENPEKIVVFDYAALDAMETLDIDGVVGVAKGSSIPKYLNKYEGDQYANVGGLKEPDLEKINELDPDLIIINGRQHSFYDKLNQIAPTISLSKEDGKYMESFSHNMEVLGDIFNKEEKVDQELAKIDKKIEKINKQITDKGYKATTLMVSDGTLSVFGKDSRFGLIYKNLGFKNTDENVKTADHGQDVSFEYVASQDSDYMFVIDKSVISSDKDQKPAAEILNNDLINNTKVAKENNIVYLDTHAWYLSDGGFISTNNMIDEISKAINK; from the coding sequence ATGAATAAAAAAGTAGCATTAATATCAGGATTAGCAATAGTTGGAATAATAGGAGGTATGTTAGTATTTTCAAATAAAGGAAAAGAAGAAGTTAAGGAAAATACTAAGGAAGTTGTAAAAGTAGAACATGCCTTAGGAAGTACAGAAGTTGCTGAAAATCCAGAAAAAATAGTAGTATTTGATTACGCAGCACTAGATGCAATGGAAACTTTAGATATAGATGGAGTAGTTGGAGTTGCTAAAGGTTCTTCTATACCTAAATATTTAAATAAGTATGAAGGAGACCAATACGCAAACGTAGGAGGATTAAAAGAGCCAGATTTAGAAAAAATAAATGAGCTTGACCCAGATTTAATAATAATAAATGGAAGACAACATAGTTTTTATGATAAACTAAATCAAATAGCACCAACTATATCACTATCTAAGGAAGATGGAAAGTATATGGAAAGCTTTAGCCATAACATGGAAGTTTTAGGTGATATATTTAATAAAGAAGAAAAAGTAGATCAAGAGTTAGCTAAAATAGATAAAAAAATAGAGAAAATAAATAAACAAATAACTGATAAAGGTTATAAAGCAACTACTTTAATGGTTAGTGATGGTACTTTAAGTGTGTTTGGTAAAGATTCAAGATTTGGTTTAATATACAAAAACTTAGGATTTAAAAATACTGATGAAAATGTTAAAACAGCAGACCATGGACAAGATGTTTCATTTGAATATGTAGCAAGCCAAGATTCTGATTATATGTTTGTAATAGATAAGTCAGTTATATCTAGCGATAAAGATCAAAAGCCAGCAGCTGAAATTTTAAATAATGATTTAATAAACAATACAAAAGTAGCTAAAGAAAATAATATAGTTTATTTAGATACACATGCTTGGTATTTAAGTGACGGTGGATTTATATCTACAAATAACATGATAGATGAAATATCTAAAGCAATAAATAAATAA
- a CDS encoding iron chelate uptake ABC transporter family permease subunit, whose product MQVSSSNKLPSKSNLYINKENKQKRILYILLAMIAVFSALFLTSGVNPNHFDYAMSQRIPKLVAIILTGGCIAFSSMIFQTITNNNILTPSVLGLDSLYVLVQTIIVFFVGVESSFVTNKSSNFLLSVTVMVVASFVLYKNLFEKSNNNIFFLLLVGIIFGTLFKSMSTFMQVVIDPNEYAALQNSLYASFGNVNTKIIVIAFLIIIGIVPFIYDDLKYLDVISLGKDHAINLGVDYDSVVKKMIVVVSILVSVSTALVGPITFLGLIVVNVTKQVLNTYKHSYLVTASVLVSVLTLVGGQFLVERVFGLNTTLSVIINFIGGIYFIYLLLKESKA is encoded by the coding sequence ATGCAAGTTAGTTCTAGCAATAAATTACCTAGTAAGAGTAATTTATATATAAATAAAGAAAACAAGCAAAAAAGAATACTTTACATATTATTAGCAATGATTGCAGTATTTTCAGCTTTGTTTTTAACATCAGGAGTAAATCCTAACCATTTTGACTACGCAATGAGTCAGAGAATACCAAAATTAGTAGCAATAATTTTAACAGGAGGATGTATAGCTTTTTCATCTATGATTTTCCAAACTATAACTAATAATAATATATTAACTCCAAGTGTATTAGGTCTAGATTCATTATATGTATTAGTTCAAACAATAATAGTGTTTTTCGTAGGCGTTGAAAGTAGTTTTGTAACTAATAAAAGTAGCAACTTTTTATTATCAGTAACAGTAATGGTTGTAGCGAGTTTTGTTCTTTACAAAAACTTATTTGAAAAAAGTAACAACAATATATTCTTTTTATTACTAGTAGGTATAATATTTGGAACATTGTTTAAAAGCATGTCAACATTTATGCAAGTAGTAATAGATCCAAATGAATACGCAGCACTTCAAAATAGTTTATATGCAAGTTTTGGAAATGTTAACACTAAAATTATAGTAATAGCATTTTTAATTATAATAGGTATAGTTCCGTTTATTTATGATGATTTAAAGTATTTAGATGTTATAAGTTTAGGTAAAGATCATGCAATAAACTTAGGTGTAGATTATGATAGTGTTGTAAAGAAAATGATAGTAGTTGTATCAATTTTAGTATCAGTATCTACAGCATTAGTTGGTCCGATTACCTTCTTAGGGTTGATTGTAGTAAATGTAACTAAGCAAGTGTTAAATACTTATAAACATTCATATTTAGTAACGGCATCTGTATTAGTAAGTGTATTAACATTGGTAGGCGGACAATTCTTAGTAGAAAGAGTATTTGGCTTAAATACAACTCTAAGCGTAATTATAAACTTTATAGGTGGAATATACTTTATATACTTATTATTAAAGGAGAGCAAAGCATAA
- a CDS encoding NAD(P)-dependent oxidoreductase translates to MFDNLIEANKCIVCKNARCQKNCPIDTPIPQIISLYKEGKYEEAGKILFENNPLSAICAIVCPHENQCKGNCIKGIKGEPVRFHDIEYEISTKYLENIKLEKPKQNGVKVAVVGSGPAGITVALNLALRGYSVTIFEKNERIGGILTYGIPAFRLPRFNINLLEKRLKELGVKIKFNALIGPVVTLSKLFEDGYKSIFIGTGVWNPRRLDIKGETFGHVHYAIDYLRSPNRYDLGNKVVVIGAGNVAMDAARSAKYFGANEVYVAYRRGFKNMTATKHEISEAKEEGVLFKTFKAPSEIVDDGIIFEDTKLIENEDGTTSLVTVEDSKELFECDSILIAVSQSPKNTIVINNKGLDVKKGGLLLTDEAGLTTREGVYACGDVTNGAKTVIQAVVDAKNVCDSMDKYLQQFIYILK, encoded by the coding sequence ATGTTTGATAACTTAATTGAAGCTAATAAATGTATTGTTTGTAAGAATGCTAGATGTCAAAAAAATTGTCCTATAGACACTCCTATTCCACAAATAATAAGTTTATATAAAGAAGGTAAATATGAAGAGGCCGGAAAAATTTTATTTGAAAATAACCCCCTATCTGCTATATGTGCAATAGTTTGTCCTCATGAAAATCAATGTAAAGGTAACTGTATAAAAGGTATAAAGGGAGAACCTGTTCGTTTCCATGATATAGAATATGAAATATCTACTAAATATCTAGAAAATATTAAACTAGAAAAGCCTAAGCAAAATGGAGTTAAGGTTGCTGTAGTTGGATCAGGTCCTGCTGGTATAACAGTTGCACTAAACTTAGCTCTTAGAGGTTATAGTGTTACTATATTTGAAAAAAATGAAAGAATTGGTGGTATTTTAACATATGGTATACCTGCATTTAGATTACCTAGATTTAACATTAATCTATTAGAAAAAAGATTAAAGGAGCTTGGTGTTAAAATTAAATTCAATGCTTTAATTGGGCCAGTTGTTACTTTAAGCAAATTATTTGAAGATGGTTATAAGTCTATATTTATAGGTACTGGAGTATGGAATCCAAGAAGATTAGATATAAAAGGGGAAACTTTTGGTCATGTTCATTATGCTATTGATTATTTAAGAAGCCCTAATAGATATGACCTAGGAAATAAAGTTGTTGTAATAGGTGCTGGTAATGTAGCTATGGATGCAGCTAGAAGTGCTAAGTATTTTGGTGCGAATGAAGTTTATGTAGCTTATAGAAGAGGCTTTAAAAATATGACCGCTACTAAACATGAAATTTCTGAAGCTAAAGAAGAAGGTGTTTTATTTAAAACATTCAAAGCACCATCTGAAATAGTAGATGACGGTATAATTTTTGAAGATACTAAATTAATAGAAAATGAAGATGGTACTACGTCATTAGTTACAGTTGAAGATAGTAAAGAATTATTCGAATGTGATAGTATATTAATTGCTGTTAGTCAAAGTCCTAAAAATACCATTGTTATTAATAATAAAGGTCTTGATGTAAAAAAAGGTGGTCTTTTATTAACAGACGAGGCTGGTCTTACTACAAGAGAAGGTGTATATGCTTGTGGTGATGTAACAAATGGTGCTAAAACTGTTATACAAGCTGTAGTTGATGCTAAAAATGTCTGTGATTCAATGGATAAGTACTTGCAACAATTTATATATATTTTGAAATAA